The following are from one region of the Nicotiana tomentosiformis chromosome 7, ASM39032v3, whole genome shotgun sequence genome:
- the LOC104120104 gene encoding laccase-17-like: MSLYIVPLDMIINILHKNNQDMGYCYHSCSTSMAASLFFGISIFWLLPQSAFCTTRHYTFNIVQHNVTRLCTTKSIVSVNGRFPGPRLVAREGDRVIVKVVNHVSNNISIHWHGIRQLTSGWADGPAYVTQCPIQTNQSYTYNFTIIGQRGTLFWHAHISWLRATVYGPIIILPQHNESYPFKKPYKEIPILFGEWWNVDPEAVINQALQTGGGPNVSDAYTINGFPGPLYNCSSKDTFKLKVKPGKTYMLRLINAALNDEMFFSIANHTLTIVEADAVYSKPFNTNVVFITPGQTTNVLLRTKPYYPNATFLMAAQPYFTGQGTFDNSTAAGILEYKPPLNGSPTNKNKIKLFKPTLPNITATGFVANFTKKFRSLASARFPANVPKTVDKRFLFTVGLGSSPCPKNTTCQGPNGTKFAASVNNVSFALPTTALLQSHFFGQSNGVYTTDFPTNPLNPFNYTGTSPNNTLVTNATKTVVLPFNSSVEVVLQDTNILGAENHPLHLHGYNFFVVGEGFGNFDPNKDPANFNLKDPIERNTVGVPAGGWIAFRFFADNPGVWFMHCHFDVHTSWGLRMAWIVLDGPLPSQKLPPPPSDLPKC; this comes from the exons ATGTCCCTATATATAGTCCCCTTAGATATGATAATTAATATCCTACACAAAAATAACCAAGACATGGGCTACTGTTATCATTCTTGTTCCACTTCTATGGCAGCATCTTTGTTCTTTGGAATTTCCATTTTTTGGCTATTGCCTCAGTCTGCATTTTGCACGACAAGGCACTATACATTCAAT ATTGTGCAGCATAATGTAACACGATTATGCACCACGAAGAGCATAGTTAGCGTGAATGGACGTTTTCCTGGCCCTCGTCTCGTTGCAAGAGAAGGTGATCGAGTGATCGTTAAGGTGGTTAACCATGTATCCAACAATATCTCTATTCACTG GCATGGAATTAGGCAACTTACAAGCGGATGGGCAGATGGACCAGCATATGTAACACAATGTCCGATACAAACTAACCAGAGTTACACGTATAACTTCACGATCATCGGTCAGAGAGGAACTCTGTTCTGGCATGCTCATATTTCATGGCTCAGAGCAACAGTTTATGGACCTATTATCATTCTGCCACAGCACAACGAGTCCTATCCATTTAAGAAACCTTACAAGGAAATTCCAATCTTATTTG GGGAATGGTGGAATGTAGATCCTGAGGCTGTAATTAACCAGGCTCTTCAGACAGGAGGTGGTCCAAATGTTTCAGATGCATATACCATCAATGGTTTCCCAGGGCCCTTGTATAATTGCTCCTCTAAAG ATACATTCAAGCTGAAGGTGAAGCCGGGAAAGACATACATGCTACGTTTGATCAACGCTGCACTGAATGATGAAATGTTCTTCAGCATTGCCAATCATACCCTCACCATTGTTGAAGCAGACGCTGTTTACTCCAAACCATTTAACACAAATGTAGTCTTTATTACCCCTGGCCAAACCACCAATGTTCTTCTTAGAACAAAGCCATATTACCCAAACGCCACCTTCCTAATGGCGGCTCAGCCATATTTCACTGGCCAAGGAACTTTTGACAACTCCACTGCTGCCGGAATTCTAGAATATAAACCCCCCTTAAATGGTTCTCCCAccaacaaaaataaaatcaagcTCTTTAAACCAACTCTACCAAATATAACTGCAACAGGTTTTGTTGCCAATTTCACCAAGAAATTCCGCAGCTTAGCCAGCGCTCGGTTCCCAGCCAACGTTCCAAAAACTGTTGACAAGCGTTTTCTGTTTACAGTAGGACTTGGTTCGAGCCCATGCCCCAAAAACACGACATGTCAAGGACCTAATGGCACAAAATTTGCAGCATCAGTAAATAATGTATCTTTTGCTCTTCCAACAACAGCACTTCTGCAATCTCACTTCTTTGGACAATCAAACGGAGTTTACACCACAGATTTTCCAACCAACCCTCTAAATCCATTCAACTATACAGGAACGTCACCAAACAACACTTTAGTAACCAACGCAACAAAGACTGTTGTCTTGCCATTTAATTCGAGCGTTGAGGTTGTGCTACAGGACACTAACATTCTTGGCGCTGAAAATCACCCCCTTCACCTCCACGGTTACAATTTCTTTGTCGTTGGTGAAGGGTTTGGCAACTTTGATCCTAACAAAGACCCTGCCAACTTTAATCTCAAGGACCCTATAGAGAGGAACACGGTTGGTGTCCCCGCTGGTGGATGGATTGCTTTTAGATTCTTCGCAGATAATCCAG GAGTATGGTTCATGCATTGCCATTTTGATGTGCACACAAGCTGGGGACTGAGAATGGCTTGGATCGTGTTAGATGGGCCATTACCGAGTCAAAAGCTGCCTCCTCCACCTTCAGATCTTCCAAAATGTTGA